One region of Malania oleifera isolate guangnan ecotype guangnan chromosome 6, ASM2987363v1, whole genome shotgun sequence genomic DNA includes:
- the LOC131157446 gene encoding cellulose synthase A catalytic subunit 7 [UDP-forming]-like isoform X1, protein MEASAGLIAGSHDRNELVVIHAHDEPKPLASSIRHVCEICGDDIGLTVDGDIFVACDECGFPVCRPCYEYERKEGTQVCPQCKTRYRRLKGSPRVKGDEDEEDIDDIEHEFDMDDEQNKNDQSAEAMLHGKMSYGRGPDDGEDHDSAQFQPINNELPISTHTHREPKLSYSLHKRVHSYPLSEPGSPKSNEGKEAGWKERMGGSKILQGNLGPEFDYSNDPDRAMADETRQPLSRKVPIASGKISPYRMVVATRLIILLFFFQYRIMNPVQDAIGIWLTAVICELWFALSWILEQLPKWFPIDRETYLDRLSLRYEREGESSMLSPVDVFVSTVDPKKDPPLVTANTVLSILAMDYPVDKISCYVSDDAASMLTFDLLTETAEFARKWVPFCKKFSIEPRAPEMYFSLKIDNLKDKVQPTFVKERRVMKREYEEFKVRINALVAKAMKVPVDGWNMQDGTPWPGNNTKDHPGMLQVFLGNGGGLDAEGNQLPRLVYVSREKRPGFQHHLKAGAMNALVRVSGVLTNAPFVLNLDCEHYVNNSKAVREAMCFLMDPQVGKGVCYVQFPQRFDGIDKLDRYANRNTVFFDINMKGLDGIQGPVYVGTGCVFRRRALYGYEPPKSPKRPRMVTCDCFLCCGMSRNPSKNPKHEANGEVASLQGLVEDKEPLMSEMNSEKKFGPSLVFVASTLMEQGGVPPSSSPDALLKEAIHVISCSYEDRTEWGSELGWMYGCVIEDILTGFKMHCRGWRSIYCMPERPAFKASAPFNLPDRLNQSLQWALGSVQIFLSHHNPICYGYKQGHLKWLQRIAYINTTIYPFTSFPLLTYCTLPAVCLLTGKFIMPAISTLASLFFIALLISIFTTGILEQRWSGVSIQEWWRNEQFWVIGGVSAHLLAIVQGLLNILAGTDTKTPIISKVSEDEEFGELYAFKWTTLLIPPTTLLIINLVGVVGGLSVAISSGYEAWGTLFGKLFFASWVIVHLYPFLKGLMARQNRTPTVVVIWSVLLASIFSLLWVKIDPFVTETKGPDIKQCGINC, encoded by the exons ATGGAAGCAAGTGCTGGACTCATTGCTGGATCTCATGACCGGAACGAGCTCGTTGTTATTCATGCCCATGACGAG CCCAAGCCTTTGGCTTCTTCAATTAGGCATGTGTGTGAGATATGTGGAGATGATATTGGACTCACAGTGGACGGAGACATCTTTGTGGCCTGCGATGAGTGTGGCTTTCCAGTGTGCCGCCCTTGCTATGAGTATGAAAGGAAAGAGGGCACACAAGTTTGCCCTCAGTGCAAGACTAGGTACAGGCGTCTAAAAG GGAGCCCAAGAGTGAAAGGAGACGAAGATGAAGAAGATATAGATGATATCGAACATGAATTTGACATGGACGATGAGCAGAACAAGAATGATCAATCTGCTGAAGCAATGCTTCATGGGAAGATGAGCTATGGAAGAGGCCCAGACGATGGTGAAGATCATGATAGTGCCCAATTCCAACCA ATAAACAATGAGCTCCCAATTTCAACTCACACTCATCGAGAACCAAAGCTCTCATATTCACTGCACAAACGAGTGCATTCGTATCCACTGTCTGAGCCTG GAAGCCCGAAAAGCAATGAAGGGAAAGAAGCCGGATGGAAAGAGCGAATGGGCGGGTCAAAAATTCTGCAAGGAAATCTTGGACCCGAATTTGATTACTCAAATGATCCAGATAGGGCCAT GGCAGATGAAACAAGGCAGCCACTTTCAAGGAAAGTACCTATTGCTTCTGGCAAGATCAGCCCTTACCGGATGGTAGTTGCAACTCGGCTTATCATTTTGCTCTTCTTCTTCCAGTACCGAATTATGAACCCGGTACAGGATGCAATTGGAATCTGGCTAACAGCTGTAATCTGTGAGCTCTGGTTTGCTCTTTCATGGATCCTTGAACAGCTTCCCAAATGGTTTCCGATTGATCGCGAGACATATCTTGATCGCCTCTCTCTCAG GTATGAGAGGGAAGGCGAGTCATCGATGCTTTCTCCGGTGGATGTTTTTGTTAGTACAGTGGATCCCAAAAAGGATCCTCCTCTAGTCACTGCCAATACAGTTCTATCAATCTTGGCCATGGACTACCCAGTTGATAAAATTTCATGCTACGTTTCAGATGATGCAGCTTCCATGCTCACCTTCGACTTGCTCACTGAAACTGCAGAATTTGCTAGGAAATGGGTTCCCTTCTGTAAGAAATTTTCCATAGAGCCTCGAGCTCCTGAGATGTACTTCTCTCTCAAGATTGACAATCTCAAGGATAAAGTCCAACCTACGTTTGTCAAAGAGCGTCGGGTCATGAAG AGAGAGTATGAAGAATTTAAGGTTCGTATCAATGCACTGGTTGCAAAAGCAATGAAGGTTCCTGTCGATGGTTGGAATATGCAAGATGGGACTCCATGGCCTGGAAACAATACAAAGGATCATCCGGGTATGCTTCAAGTGTTTCTTGGAAATGGTGGAGGCCTTGATGCAGAAGGAAATCAGCTCCCCCGTCTTGTTTACGTTTCTCGTGAGAAACGGCCTGGTTTTCAGCATCACCTCAAAGCTGGTGCCATGAACGCCCTG GTTCGTGTCTCTGGAGTGCTTACAAATGCCCCTTTTGTGCTGAACTTGGACTGTGAGCACTATGTAAACAATAGCAAGGCAGTGCGAGAGGCTATGTGTTTCTTGATGGATCCACAAGTTGGAAAGGGAGTTTGCTATGTCCAATTCCCTCAAAGATTCGATGGCATTGATAAGCTAGATCGATATGCCAACCGTAACACAGTCTTCTTCGAT ATTAATATGAAAGGCCTAGATGGGATTCAGGGTCCTGTGTATGTTGGCACCGGATGTGTTTTCAGAAGGCGAGCTTTATATGGCTATGAACCTCCAAAGAGTCCTAAGCGACCGAGGATGGTTACCTGTGACTGCTTTCTTTGTTGTGGAATGAGCAGAAATCCTAGTAAAAATCCTAAACATGAAGCAAATGGAGAAGTTGCAAGCTTGCAAG GACTAGTCGAAGATAAGGAGCCATTGATGTCAGAAATGAACTCCGAAAAGAAATTTGGACCATCGCTGGTCTTTGTTGCTTCGACTTTAATGGAGCAAGGGGGTGTGCCCCCTTCTTCTAGCCCTGATGCCTTGCTTAAAGAAGCCATTCATGTTATTAGCTGTAGCTATGAAGACAGAACTGAATGGGGTTCTGAG TTGGGTTGGATGTATGGTTGTGTCATAGAGGATATCCTGACAGGTTTTAAGATGCATTGTCGGGGTTGGAGGTCCATATACTGCATGCCAGAGAGGCCCGCATTCAAGGCATCAGCTCCGTTCAACCTTCCAGATCGGCTTAATCAGTCGCTTCAATGGGCACTTGGCTCTGTTCAGATATTCCTCAGTCATCACAATCCAATCTGCTATGGCTACAAGCAAGGACACCTCAAGTGGCTTCAACGTATTGCATATATCAACACAACAATCTATCCCTTCACCTCCTTCCCGCTCCTCACCTACTGTACCCTCCCAGCAGTCTGCCTGCTCACTGGAAAGTTCATCATGCCAGCG ATAAGCACACTTGCAAGTCTCTTCTTCATTGCTTTGCTTATCTCAATCTTCACAACGGGCATACTTGAGCAGAGGTGGAGTGGAGTGAGCATCCAGGAATGGTGGAGAAATGAGCAGTTCTGGGTGATTGGTGGGGTATCTGCACACCTCCTTGCCATTGTACAAGGTCTTCTCAATATTTTGGCAGGAACCGACACCAAAACCCCCATCATATCCAAAGTATCAGAAGATGAGGAGTTCGGGGAACTATATGCCTTCAAATGGACCACTCTCCTTATCCCTCCAACCACTCTCTTAATTATAAACCTTGTTGGAGTTGTTGGCGGGCTCTCTGTTGCCATAAGCAGTGGCTATGAAGCGTGGGGAACTCTGTTTGGGAAGCTCTTCTTTGCCTCTTGGGTGATTGTCCATCTCTATCCATTCCTTAAAGGTCTCATGGCGCGGCAAAATCGAACACCTACCGTTGTTGTTATATGGTCTGTGCTTTTGGCCTCCATTTTCTCCTTGCTATGGGTCAAGATCGACCCATTTGTCACAGAAACCAAGGGACCTGACATTAAGCAATGTGGAATCAACTGCTGA
- the LOC131157446 gene encoding cellulose synthase A catalytic subunit 7 [UDP-forming]-like isoform X2: MEASAGLIAGSHDRNELVVIHAHDEPKPLASSIRHVCEICGDDIGLTVDGDIFVACDECGFPVCRPCYEYERKEGTQVCPQCKTRYRRLKGSPRVKGDEDEEDIDDIEHEFDMDDEQNKNDQSAEAMLHGKMSYGRGPDDGEDHDSAQFQPINNELPISTHTHREPKLSYSLHKRVHSYPLSEPEAGWKERMGGSKILQGNLGPEFDYSNDPDRAMADETRQPLSRKVPIASGKISPYRMVVATRLIILLFFFQYRIMNPVQDAIGIWLTAVICELWFALSWILEQLPKWFPIDRETYLDRLSLRYEREGESSMLSPVDVFVSTVDPKKDPPLVTANTVLSILAMDYPVDKISCYVSDDAASMLTFDLLTETAEFARKWVPFCKKFSIEPRAPEMYFSLKIDNLKDKVQPTFVKERRVMKREYEEFKVRINALVAKAMKVPVDGWNMQDGTPWPGNNTKDHPGMLQVFLGNGGGLDAEGNQLPRLVYVSREKRPGFQHHLKAGAMNALVRVSGVLTNAPFVLNLDCEHYVNNSKAVREAMCFLMDPQVGKGVCYVQFPQRFDGIDKLDRYANRNTVFFDINMKGLDGIQGPVYVGTGCVFRRRALYGYEPPKSPKRPRMVTCDCFLCCGMSRNPSKNPKHEANGEVASLQGLVEDKEPLMSEMNSEKKFGPSLVFVASTLMEQGGVPPSSSPDALLKEAIHVISCSYEDRTEWGSELGWMYGCVIEDILTGFKMHCRGWRSIYCMPERPAFKASAPFNLPDRLNQSLQWALGSVQIFLSHHNPICYGYKQGHLKWLQRIAYINTTIYPFTSFPLLTYCTLPAVCLLTGKFIMPAISTLASLFFIALLISIFTTGILEQRWSGVSIQEWWRNEQFWVIGGVSAHLLAIVQGLLNILAGTDTKTPIISKVSEDEEFGELYAFKWTTLLIPPTTLLIINLVGVVGGLSVAISSGYEAWGTLFGKLFFASWVIVHLYPFLKGLMARQNRTPTVVVIWSVLLASIFSLLWVKIDPFVTETKGPDIKQCGINC, from the exons ATGGAAGCAAGTGCTGGACTCATTGCTGGATCTCATGACCGGAACGAGCTCGTTGTTATTCATGCCCATGACGAG CCCAAGCCTTTGGCTTCTTCAATTAGGCATGTGTGTGAGATATGTGGAGATGATATTGGACTCACAGTGGACGGAGACATCTTTGTGGCCTGCGATGAGTGTGGCTTTCCAGTGTGCCGCCCTTGCTATGAGTATGAAAGGAAAGAGGGCACACAAGTTTGCCCTCAGTGCAAGACTAGGTACAGGCGTCTAAAAG GGAGCCCAAGAGTGAAAGGAGACGAAGATGAAGAAGATATAGATGATATCGAACATGAATTTGACATGGACGATGAGCAGAACAAGAATGATCAATCTGCTGAAGCAATGCTTCATGGGAAGATGAGCTATGGAAGAGGCCCAGACGATGGTGAAGATCATGATAGTGCCCAATTCCAACCA ATAAACAATGAGCTCCCAATTTCAACTCACACTCATCGAGAACCAAAGCTCTCATATTCACTGCACAAACGAGTGCATTCGTATCCACTGTCTGAGCCTG AAGCCGGATGGAAAGAGCGAATGGGCGGGTCAAAAATTCTGCAAGGAAATCTTGGACCCGAATTTGATTACTCAAATGATCCAGATAGGGCCAT GGCAGATGAAACAAGGCAGCCACTTTCAAGGAAAGTACCTATTGCTTCTGGCAAGATCAGCCCTTACCGGATGGTAGTTGCAACTCGGCTTATCATTTTGCTCTTCTTCTTCCAGTACCGAATTATGAACCCGGTACAGGATGCAATTGGAATCTGGCTAACAGCTGTAATCTGTGAGCTCTGGTTTGCTCTTTCATGGATCCTTGAACAGCTTCCCAAATGGTTTCCGATTGATCGCGAGACATATCTTGATCGCCTCTCTCTCAG GTATGAGAGGGAAGGCGAGTCATCGATGCTTTCTCCGGTGGATGTTTTTGTTAGTACAGTGGATCCCAAAAAGGATCCTCCTCTAGTCACTGCCAATACAGTTCTATCAATCTTGGCCATGGACTACCCAGTTGATAAAATTTCATGCTACGTTTCAGATGATGCAGCTTCCATGCTCACCTTCGACTTGCTCACTGAAACTGCAGAATTTGCTAGGAAATGGGTTCCCTTCTGTAAGAAATTTTCCATAGAGCCTCGAGCTCCTGAGATGTACTTCTCTCTCAAGATTGACAATCTCAAGGATAAAGTCCAACCTACGTTTGTCAAAGAGCGTCGGGTCATGAAG AGAGAGTATGAAGAATTTAAGGTTCGTATCAATGCACTGGTTGCAAAAGCAATGAAGGTTCCTGTCGATGGTTGGAATATGCAAGATGGGACTCCATGGCCTGGAAACAATACAAAGGATCATCCGGGTATGCTTCAAGTGTTTCTTGGAAATGGTGGAGGCCTTGATGCAGAAGGAAATCAGCTCCCCCGTCTTGTTTACGTTTCTCGTGAGAAACGGCCTGGTTTTCAGCATCACCTCAAAGCTGGTGCCATGAACGCCCTG GTTCGTGTCTCTGGAGTGCTTACAAATGCCCCTTTTGTGCTGAACTTGGACTGTGAGCACTATGTAAACAATAGCAAGGCAGTGCGAGAGGCTATGTGTTTCTTGATGGATCCACAAGTTGGAAAGGGAGTTTGCTATGTCCAATTCCCTCAAAGATTCGATGGCATTGATAAGCTAGATCGATATGCCAACCGTAACACAGTCTTCTTCGAT ATTAATATGAAAGGCCTAGATGGGATTCAGGGTCCTGTGTATGTTGGCACCGGATGTGTTTTCAGAAGGCGAGCTTTATATGGCTATGAACCTCCAAAGAGTCCTAAGCGACCGAGGATGGTTACCTGTGACTGCTTTCTTTGTTGTGGAATGAGCAGAAATCCTAGTAAAAATCCTAAACATGAAGCAAATGGAGAAGTTGCAAGCTTGCAAG GACTAGTCGAAGATAAGGAGCCATTGATGTCAGAAATGAACTCCGAAAAGAAATTTGGACCATCGCTGGTCTTTGTTGCTTCGACTTTAATGGAGCAAGGGGGTGTGCCCCCTTCTTCTAGCCCTGATGCCTTGCTTAAAGAAGCCATTCATGTTATTAGCTGTAGCTATGAAGACAGAACTGAATGGGGTTCTGAG TTGGGTTGGATGTATGGTTGTGTCATAGAGGATATCCTGACAGGTTTTAAGATGCATTGTCGGGGTTGGAGGTCCATATACTGCATGCCAGAGAGGCCCGCATTCAAGGCATCAGCTCCGTTCAACCTTCCAGATCGGCTTAATCAGTCGCTTCAATGGGCACTTGGCTCTGTTCAGATATTCCTCAGTCATCACAATCCAATCTGCTATGGCTACAAGCAAGGACACCTCAAGTGGCTTCAACGTATTGCATATATCAACACAACAATCTATCCCTTCACCTCCTTCCCGCTCCTCACCTACTGTACCCTCCCAGCAGTCTGCCTGCTCACTGGAAAGTTCATCATGCCAGCG ATAAGCACACTTGCAAGTCTCTTCTTCATTGCTTTGCTTATCTCAATCTTCACAACGGGCATACTTGAGCAGAGGTGGAGTGGAGTGAGCATCCAGGAATGGTGGAGAAATGAGCAGTTCTGGGTGATTGGTGGGGTATCTGCACACCTCCTTGCCATTGTACAAGGTCTTCTCAATATTTTGGCAGGAACCGACACCAAAACCCCCATCATATCCAAAGTATCAGAAGATGAGGAGTTCGGGGAACTATATGCCTTCAAATGGACCACTCTCCTTATCCCTCCAACCACTCTCTTAATTATAAACCTTGTTGGAGTTGTTGGCGGGCTCTCTGTTGCCATAAGCAGTGGCTATGAAGCGTGGGGAACTCTGTTTGGGAAGCTCTTCTTTGCCTCTTGGGTGATTGTCCATCTCTATCCATTCCTTAAAGGTCTCATGGCGCGGCAAAATCGAACACCTACCGTTGTTGTTATATGGTCTGTGCTTTTGGCCTCCATTTTCTCCTTGCTATGGGTCAAGATCGACCCATTTGTCACAGAAACCAAGGGACCTGACATTAAGCAATGTGGAATCAACTGCTGA